Proteins found in one Aphelocoma coerulescens isolate FSJ_1873_10779 chromosome 27, UR_Acoe_1.0, whole genome shotgun sequence genomic segment:
- the WIPF2 gene encoding WAS/WASL-interacting protein family member 2 — protein MPIPPPPPPPPGPPPPPTLSQANMEPPKLSREEQRGRGALLQDICKGTKLRKVTQINDRSAPILEKPKGSGGSSYGSSSAAIQPKGGLFQGGVPKLRPVGAKDSSDSSTKQTLQVPGARAAAPRPPVPASNSRPQDDADSSRGSPPELPRTQRPSLPDLSRPGTAGGTGMKHSSSAPPPPPPGRRAAAPPAPPPAHAKASPYNREKPLPPTPGQRLPGSRDGPPAPPPIKPPPSPVSLRSGAQGQSLAPPPPPYRQPPGVPNGPSSPSSESAPELPQRHNSLHRKAPGPLRGLAPPPPTAASPSLQSSRPPPPARDPPSRGAAPPPPPPMLRNGGRDAPPPPPPYRLHGPTEPPSRGKPPPPPTRTPAGPPPPPPPVRNGHRDSISTVRAFLDDFESKYSFHPVEDFPAPEEYKYFQRIYPSKTNRATRGAPPLPPIPR, from the exons ATGCCGATCCCTcctcccccgccgccgccccccggccccccacCACCCCCCACCCTCAGTCAG GCGAACATGGAGCCGCCGAAGCTGAGCCGAGAGGAgcagcggggccgcggggccctCCTGCAGGACATCTGTAAGGGGACCAAGCTCAGGAAAGTGACCCAAATCAATGACCGGAGTGCACCCATCCTGGAAA AGCCCAagggcagcggcggcagcagctACGGCTCCAGCTCAGCCGCCATCCAGCCCAAGGGCGGCCTCTTCCAAGGCGGCGTTCCCAAGCTCAGACCCGTGGGAGCCAAGGACAGCTCAG acaGCTCCACTAAACAAACACTGCAAGTCCCTGGCGCCCGAGCAGCTGCCCCCAGGCCCCCCGTGCCGGCCAGCAACAGCCGCCCCCAGGACGATGCCGACAGCAGCCGGGGGTCCCCGCCGGAACTGCCGCGCACGCAGAGGCCCTCCCTGCCTGACCTGTCCCGGCCCGGCACCGCTGGCGGCACCGGCATGAAGCACAGCTcctcggccccgccgcccccaccGCCAGGACGCCGTGCCgccgcccccccggccccccctcCAGCGCACGCCAAGGCCTCGCCCTACAACCGGGAGAAGCCGCTGCCGCCCACCCCAGGACAGCGCCTGCCTGGCAGCAGGGACGGccctcccgccccgccgcccatcaaaccccctccctccccagtcAGTCTCCGGTCAGGGGCTCAGGGCCAGTCTCTCGCCCCTCCGCCTCCCCCTTACCGGCaaccccccggtgtccccaacggcccttccagccccagcagcgAGTCGGCCCCGGAGCTGCCGCAGAGACACAACTCCTTGCACAGGAAGGCGCCGGGCCCGTTGCGGGGTCTGGCACCGCCGCCGCCCACTGCTGCCTCCCCGTCCCTGCAGAGcagccgccccccgccgccggccagagaccccccaagccGTGGAGCAG CCCCACCGCCCCCACCGCCGATGCTGCGGAACGGAGGGCGCGatgcccccccgcccccacccccCTACAGACTGCACGGCCCCACCGAGCCCCCCAGCCGGGGgaagcccccgccgccgcccacCCGGACCCCGGccgggccgccgccgccaccgccgcccgTGCGGAATGGGCACCGGGACTCCATCTCCACCGTCAGAGCATTCCTGG ATGACTTTGAATCCAAATACTCCTTTCATCCTGTCGAAGACTTCCCAGCCCCAGAGGAATATAAATACTTCCAGAGAATCTACCCCAGCAAAACAAACAGAG CTACGCGTGGGgccccccctctgccccccatCCCCAGGTGA